AGCACGCGGACGCTCCGCGTGTGGGCCTATCCCGCGCCGGCCGACCTGCGGAAAGGGTTCGACGGGCTCGGGGGGCTCGTGACGACGCTGGGCCAGGATCCCCTCGCCGGCGACTGCTTTCTCTTCGTGAACCGGCTCCGCACCCGGGCGAAGGTGCTGCTCTGGGACGGGACCGGGCTCTGCGTGTATCACAAGCGGCTCGAGCAGGGGCGGTTTGCGGCGCTGTGGGCACCGGCGGGCCCGGCCACCGCCGGGCGGACGCTCACGCTGAGCGAGCTGAGTCTCTTCCTCGAGGGCTGCACGCTGCTGACGCGCACGGCGCTCTCGCCGGGCGTGGTGACGCCGCGGAGCTGGCGGCCGCCCGCCGCCGCGCCGGCTTGACAGTAAGCTAGCCGAGTGATATGAGCGGTCCCGCGGTGGTGGGGCTGGCGACGGAGACGGACCTCGAGCGGCTGCGGCAGATGGCGCTGCTCCTCGAGGCGGAGAACGCGCGGCTCCATCGGCGGCTGGTGGA
This is a stretch of genomic DNA from Deltaproteobacteria bacterium. It encodes these proteins:
- the tnpB gene encoding IS66 family insertion sequence element accessory protein TnpB, translating into MIGSTRTLRVWAYPAPADLRKGFDGLGGLVTTLGQDPLAGDCFLFVNRLRTRAKVLLWDGTGLCVYHKRLEQGRFAALWAPAGPATAGRTLTLSELSLFLEGCTLLTRTALSPGVVTPRSWRPPAAAPA